In the genome of Amyelois transitella isolate CPQ chromosome 25, ilAmyTran1.1, whole genome shotgun sequence, one region contains:
- the LOC132903386 gene encoding protein GVQW3-like yields the protein MDKNIEQRVCLKFCIANGISCSESLKMLQKAYGESILSKTRAYEWYKAFKSGRDVMEDLPRSGRPSTSATEVNIAKVKEIVTENPHSTLREIATELSVSHESIRTILTNNLGMKRVAARLVLKDLNFFQKLNRMRVAEDMLERVNSDPTFMKRIVTGDETWVYEFDMQTSQQALEWRLPTEPKPKKPRQSRSKVKVMLTVFFDYRGVVHSEFLPEEGAYFEGDKINLDE from the exons atggataaaaacatcgaacaaagagtttgtcttaaattttgcattgccaatggaatatcgtgttcggagtcactgaaaatgttacagaaggcttacggtgaatcgattttatcaaaaactcgtgcttatgagtggtacaaagcgttcaaaagcggtcgagatgtgatggaagatttgcctcgctctggtaggccatcaacgtctgcaactgaagttaacatcgcaaaagtgaaggaaatagtgactgaaaatcctcattcaactttgagagagatagccaccgaactttctgtatctcacgagtcgatccgtaccattttaactaataatttgggtatgaaacgtgttgccgctcggctagtcctaaaagacctgaatttttttcaaaaactcaatcgcatgagagtcgctgaggacatgctagaacgagtcaattccgacccaacattcatgaaacgcattgttactggtgacgagacgtgggtttacgagtttgacatgcaaactagtcaacaagctttggagtggcgccttccaactgaaccgaaaccgaaaaaaccacgccaaagtcgttcaaaagtcaaagtcatgttgactgttttctttgactatcgcggtgttgtgcactcggaattcttgccggaag aaggagcatattttgaaggtgataaaataaatttggatgaataa